A window of the Gossypium hirsutum isolate 1008001.06 chromosome A03, Gossypium_hirsutum_v2.1, whole genome shotgun sequence genome harbors these coding sequences:
- the LOC107887233 gene encoding TBC domain-containing protein C1952.17c isoform X3 — protein MAKERIPNWLNSSLWSTTPTVDDRLHCFSLSPTTTTTTAAAAVSEPIVQPTVPVSPPAAASRPQSTVTSQKYEFRDPIDKNSNNNSNDNDQNASPSGVSPDDISRQAQLLAELSKKVVNFRELRRIASQGIPDGAGIRSTVWKLLLGYLPPDHLQWSSELAKKRSEYKQFKEELLMNPTEITRKLEKSAVDDQSKSESSGLLSRSQVTHGEHPLSLGESSIWNQFFQDTEIIEQIDRDVKRTHPDMHFFSGDSPLAKSNQAAAEADSFFCFVELLSGFRDHFCKQLDNSTVGIRSTISRLSQFLKEHDEELWRHLEITTKVNPQFYAFRWITLLLTQEFNFADSLHIWDTLLSDPEGPLETLLRVCCAMLILVRTRLLAGDFTSNLKLLQNYPSSNISHLLYVANKLRSQASN, from the exons ATGGCGAAAGAGCGAATACCTAATTGGCTCAACAGTTCGCTGTGGTCCACAACTCCCACCGTGGACGATCGCCTCCACTGTTTTTCCCTTTCTCCCACCACAACCACAACCACCGCCGCAGCCGCTGTCTCCGAGCCAATTGTTCAGCCTACGGTTCCAGTGTCTCCTCCGGCTGCAGCCTCAAGACCTCAGTCCACTGTTACTTCTCAGAAATATGAATTCAGAGATCCAATTGATAAAAATAGTAACAACAATAGCAAtgataatgaccaaaatgctAGCCCTTCCGGAGTTTCTCCTGATGATATCTCTCGCCAGGCTCAGCTTTTAGCTGAG TTGTCAAAGAAGGTTGTAAATTTTCGAGAATTGCGGCGGATTGCTTCGCAAGGGATTCCAGACGGTGCAGGAATTAGGTCTACAGTGTGGAAG TTGTTATTAGGGTATTTACCACCTGATCATTTGCAGTGGTCATCTGAATTAGCTAAGAAAAGGTCTGAGTACAAGCAATTTAAAGAGGAGCTATTAATGAATCCT ACAGAAATTACGAGGAAGTTAGAGAAATCTGCAGTTGATGATCAATCAAAATCTGAAAGCAGTGGTCTGCTGTCAAGATCACAGGTAACACATGGAGAGCATCCTTTAAGCCTTGGGGAAAGCAGCATCTGGAATCAATTCTTCCAG GACACAGAAATTATAGAACAGATTGACCGAGATGTGAAGCGCACTCATCCAGACATGCACTTCTTTTCTGGAGACTCGCCGCTTGCAAAGTCTAATCAG GCTGCTGCTGAGGCTGACTCATTCTTTTGTTTCGTTGAGTTATTGAGCGGATTCCGTGATCATTTCTGCAAGCAACTTGACAACAGCACTGTGGGAATTCGTTCCACAATTAGTAGGTTGTCACAATTTCTGAAAGAACATGATGAAGAGCTTTGGCGCCATCTAGAGATCACAACTAAA GTCAACCCCCAGTTTTACGCATTTAGGTGGATTACTCTGCTCTTGACACAAGAATTCAATTTTGCGGACAGCCTTCATATCTGGGACACGCTTTTAAGTGACCCTGAAGGTCCTTTG GAGACGTTGCTTCGGGTATGCTGTGCAATGCTGATTCTTGTTCGTACGCGCTTACTTGCTGGGGATTTCACTTCCAATCTGAAGCTACTCCAAAACTATCCCTCATCAAATATCAGCCATTTGCTCTATGTTGCGAACAAGTTGCGCTCACAAGCATCGAACTAA
- the LOC107887233 gene encoding TBC1 domain family member 13 isoform X1, which translates to MAKERIPNWLNSSLWSTTPTVDDRLHCFSLSPTTTTTTAAAAVSEPIVQPTVPVSPPAAASRPQSTVTSQKYEFRDPIDKNSNNNSNDNDQNASPSGVSPDDISRQAQLLAELSKKVVNFRELRRIASQGIPDGAGIRSTVWKLLLGYLPPDHLQWSSELAKKRSEYKQFKEELLMNPTEITRKLEKSAVDDQSKSESSGLLSRSQVTHGEHPLSLGESSIWNQFFQDTEIIEQIDRDVKRTHPDMHFFSGDSPLAKSNQDALKDILVVFAKLNPGIRYVQGMNEILAPLFYVFRNDPDEEMAAAAEADSFFCFVELLSGFRDHFCKQLDNSTVGIRSTISRLSQFLKEHDEELWRHLEITTKVNPQFYAFRWITLLLTQEFNFADSLHIWDTLLSDPEGPLETLLRVCCAMLILVRTRLLAGDFTSNLKLLQNYPSSNISHLLYVANKLRSQASN; encoded by the exons ATGGCGAAAGAGCGAATACCTAATTGGCTCAACAGTTCGCTGTGGTCCACAACTCCCACCGTGGACGATCGCCTCCACTGTTTTTCCCTTTCTCCCACCACAACCACAACCACCGCCGCAGCCGCTGTCTCCGAGCCAATTGTTCAGCCTACGGTTCCAGTGTCTCCTCCGGCTGCAGCCTCAAGACCTCAGTCCACTGTTACTTCTCAGAAATATGAATTCAGAGATCCAATTGATAAAAATAGTAACAACAATAGCAAtgataatgaccaaaatgctAGCCCTTCCGGAGTTTCTCCTGATGATATCTCTCGCCAGGCTCAGCTTTTAGCTGAG TTGTCAAAGAAGGTTGTAAATTTTCGAGAATTGCGGCGGATTGCTTCGCAAGGGATTCCAGACGGTGCAGGAATTAGGTCTACAGTGTGGAAG TTGTTATTAGGGTATTTACCACCTGATCATTTGCAGTGGTCATCTGAATTAGCTAAGAAAAGGTCTGAGTACAAGCAATTTAAAGAGGAGCTATTAATGAATCCT ACAGAAATTACGAGGAAGTTAGAGAAATCTGCAGTTGATGATCAATCAAAATCTGAAAGCAGTGGTCTGCTGTCAAGATCACAGGTAACACATGGAGAGCATCCTTTAAGCCTTGGGGAAAGCAGCATCTGGAATCAATTCTTCCAG GACACAGAAATTATAGAACAGATTGACCGAGATGTGAAGCGCACTCATCCAGACATGCACTTCTTTTCTGGAGACTCGCCGCTTGCAAAGTCTAATCAG GATGCATTGAAAGATATATTAGTTGTATTTGCCAAGTTAAATCCAGGTATAAGATATGTTCAAGGAATGAATGAAATCTTGGCACCTCTATTTTATGTATTCAGAAATGATCCTGATGAAGAAATGGCG GCTGCTGCTGAGGCTGACTCATTCTTTTGTTTCGTTGAGTTATTGAGCGGATTCCGTGATCATTTCTGCAAGCAACTTGACAACAGCACTGTGGGAATTCGTTCCACAATTAGTAGGTTGTCACAATTTCTGAAAGAACATGATGAAGAGCTTTGGCGCCATCTAGAGATCACAACTAAA GTCAACCCCCAGTTTTACGCATTTAGGTGGATTACTCTGCTCTTGACACAAGAATTCAATTTTGCGGACAGCCTTCATATCTGGGACACGCTTTTAAGTGACCCTGAAGGTCCTTTG GAGACGTTGCTTCGGGTATGCTGTGCAATGCTGATTCTTGTTCGTACGCGCTTACTTGCTGGGGATTTCACTTCCAATCTGAAGCTACTCCAAAACTATCCCTCATCAAATATCAGCCATTTGCTCTATGTTGCGAACAAGTTGCGCTCACAAGCATCGAACTAA
- the LOC107887233 gene encoding TBC1 domain family member 13 isoform X2, giving the protein MAKERIPNWLNSSLWSTTPTVDDRLHCFSLSPTTTTTTAAAAVSEPIVQPTVPVSPPAAASRPQSTVTSQKYEFRDPIDKNSNNNSNDNDQNASPSGVSPDDISRQAQLLAELSKKVVNFRELRRIASQGIPDGAGIRSTVWKLLLGYLPPDHLQWSSELAKKRSEYKQFKEELLMNPVTHGEHPLSLGESSIWNQFFQDTEIIEQIDRDVKRTHPDMHFFSGDSPLAKSNQDALKDILVVFAKLNPGIRYVQGMNEILAPLFYVFRNDPDEEMAAAAEADSFFCFVELLSGFRDHFCKQLDNSTVGIRSTISRLSQFLKEHDEELWRHLEITTKVNPQFYAFRWITLLLTQEFNFADSLHIWDTLLSDPEGPLETLLRVCCAMLILVRTRLLAGDFTSNLKLLQNYPSSNISHLLYVANKLRSQASN; this is encoded by the exons ATGGCGAAAGAGCGAATACCTAATTGGCTCAACAGTTCGCTGTGGTCCACAACTCCCACCGTGGACGATCGCCTCCACTGTTTTTCCCTTTCTCCCACCACAACCACAACCACCGCCGCAGCCGCTGTCTCCGAGCCAATTGTTCAGCCTACGGTTCCAGTGTCTCCTCCGGCTGCAGCCTCAAGACCTCAGTCCACTGTTACTTCTCAGAAATATGAATTCAGAGATCCAATTGATAAAAATAGTAACAACAATAGCAAtgataatgaccaaaatgctAGCCCTTCCGGAGTTTCTCCTGATGATATCTCTCGCCAGGCTCAGCTTTTAGCTGAG TTGTCAAAGAAGGTTGTAAATTTTCGAGAATTGCGGCGGATTGCTTCGCAAGGGATTCCAGACGGTGCAGGAATTAGGTCTACAGTGTGGAAG TTGTTATTAGGGTATTTACCACCTGATCATTTGCAGTGGTCATCTGAATTAGCTAAGAAAAGGTCTGAGTACAAGCAATTTAAAGAGGAGCTATTAATGAATCCT GTAACACATGGAGAGCATCCTTTAAGCCTTGGGGAAAGCAGCATCTGGAATCAATTCTTCCAG GACACAGAAATTATAGAACAGATTGACCGAGATGTGAAGCGCACTCATCCAGACATGCACTTCTTTTCTGGAGACTCGCCGCTTGCAAAGTCTAATCAG GATGCATTGAAAGATATATTAGTTGTATTTGCCAAGTTAAATCCAGGTATAAGATATGTTCAAGGAATGAATGAAATCTTGGCACCTCTATTTTATGTATTCAGAAATGATCCTGATGAAGAAATGGCG GCTGCTGCTGAGGCTGACTCATTCTTTTGTTTCGTTGAGTTATTGAGCGGATTCCGTGATCATTTCTGCAAGCAACTTGACAACAGCACTGTGGGAATTCGTTCCACAATTAGTAGGTTGTCACAATTTCTGAAAGAACATGATGAAGAGCTTTGGCGCCATCTAGAGATCACAACTAAA GTCAACCCCCAGTTTTACGCATTTAGGTGGATTACTCTGCTCTTGACACAAGAATTCAATTTTGCGGACAGCCTTCATATCTGGGACACGCTTTTAAGTGACCCTGAAGGTCCTTTG GAGACGTTGCTTCGGGTATGCTGTGCAATGCTGATTCTTGTTCGTACGCGCTTACTTGCTGGGGATTTCACTTCCAATCTGAAGCTACTCCAAAACTATCCCTCATCAAATATCAGCCATTTGCTCTATGTTGCGAACAAGTTGCGCTCACAAGCATCGAACTAA